In Methanobrevibacter olleyae, the following are encoded in one genomic region:
- a CDS encoding zinc finger domain-containing protein, which produces MEKVNCQSCKQEIPLIEPYVQFNCPECGKPIARCESCRTFGHSYKCECGFEGP; this is translated from the coding sequence ATGGAAAAAGTAAACTGTCAGTCTTGTAAACAAGAAATACCATTAATTGAGCCTTATGTTCAATTCAACTGTCCAGAATGTGGTAAACCTATCGCAAGATGTGAAAGTTGCCGTACTTTCGGTCACTCTTACAAATGCGAATGTGGATTTGAAGGGCCATAG
- a CDS encoding NAD(P)-dependent alcohol dehydrogenase encodes MKGLARIAQDEMDWVEKDKPKCGPYDAIVRPIALAPCTSDVHIVWGNAYMSDAPNRILGHESTGVVEEVGEYVKDFKPGDRVIVPAITPDWNTSPAQKGFGQHCYGMGTGMSFITFKDGTFAEYFNVNGADGNLAHLPDNVSLDQAVMISDMMTTGFYGAELAEIKPGETVAVFGIGPVGLMGVAGAHFMGASRILAVGSRPVSVKVAKEYGASEIVDYHDGDTVEQIMDLTDGEGVDKVIVAGGNANTIGEALEVLKVGGIIGNVNHYDGVESIPLPALAWGAGLADKTIRGGVCPGGRARMEQLVKLVEYGRFDSSKLITHRFTNFDDIYEAMIIMRDKPRDLIKPAVILE; translated from the coding sequence ATGAAAGGATTAGCAAGAATAGCTCAAGATGAAATGGATTGGGTTGAAAAAGATAAACCAAAATGTGGACCTTATGATGCAATTGTAAGACCAATCGCACTTGCACCTTGTACATCAGATGTACATATCGTTTGGGGAAATGCATACATGAGTGATGCTCCAAACCGTATTCTTGGACATGAATCAACAGGTGTTGTTGAAGAAGTAGGTGAATATGTAAAAGATTTCAAGCCTGGAGACCGTGTAATTGTACCGGCAATTACTCCTGATTGGAATACTAGCCCTGCACAAAAAGGATTTGGTCAGCATTGTTATGGAATGGGTACTGGAATGAGCTTTATTACATTTAAAGATGGAACATTTGCAGAATACTTTAATGTTAATGGTGCAGATGGTAACTTAGCACACTTGCCAGATAATGTTTCTCTTGATCAAGCAGTAATGATTTCCGATATGATGACTACTGGTTTCTATGGTGCAGAACTTGCAGAAATTAAACCTGGAGAAACTGTTGCTGTATTTGGTATTGGACCTGTAGGACTTATGGGTGTAGCAGGAGCACACTTTATGGGTGCATCAAGGATTCTTGCTGTAGGAAGTAGGCCAGTATCAGTTAAAGTTGCAAAAGAATATGGTGCATCTGAAATTGTTGACTATCATGATGGAGATACCGTAGAGCAAATTATGGATTTAACTGATGGTGAAGGTGTAGATAAAGTAATTGTAGCAGGTGGAAATGCAAATACTATTGGAGAAGCTTTAGAAGTTTTAAAAGTTGGTGGTATCATTGGTAATGTAAACCACTATGATGGTGTTGAATCTATTCCATTACCTGCACTTGCATGGGGTGCTGGACTTGCTGATAAAACAATCCGTGGTGGAGTATGTCCTGGTGGACGTGCTAGAATGGAACAGCTCGTAAAATTAGTAGAATACGGCCGTTTTGATTCAAGTAAATTAATTACTCACAGATTTACTAACTTTGATGATATTTATGAAGCAATGATTATCATGAGAGATAAACCACGTGATTTAATTAAACCAGCTGTTATTTTAGAATAA
- a CDS encoding tripartite tricarboxylate transporter permease, protein MFDLIIASFIGIVIGTCTGMIPGIHVNTAGAIMFASSALLLSYISAEFLCVVFVSMSIAHALIEFVPSMLLGVPEEGTATSILPGHRMVLEGRSKEAIRIVSVGGFGAILVVIIMMPIFALALPFLQGISKPYTWIILTIVSIYMIHRLSSGNIAFLWSLLLFVLSGILGWLMLQTPISSGISLMFLFSGLFGISTILFSLNDSSSIPHQNRFYDLVIDKDAIKSIFAGGTAGAILGFLPGFGPAQGSIIAQGACGRSDESDDTKNFLLANSGLNTSDTLFSLIAIYLIGNPRSGIAVYMSYLISEFTLSHLLIFTFASLIAVSISLMICLRLGDIFSNLMEGIDYKKLSIVVILLMILILYSFAVIYEGPILYLTLALITTTAMGLVPHYLGLSKSHLMGVLILPAIIVYMQMYI, encoded by the coding sequence ATGTTCGATTTGATTATAGCATCTTTCATTGGCATAGTAATAGGAACTTGCACTGGGATGATTCCAGGAATACATGTTAATACTGCAGGTGCTATCATGTTTGCATCTTCTGCACTTTTATTAAGCTACATATCTGCAGAATTTTTATGTGTTGTTTTTGTTTCGATGTCAATAGCTCATGCTTTAATCGAATTTGTTCCATCAATGTTACTTGGTGTTCCTGAGGAAGGAACCGCTACATCCATTCTTCCAGGACATAGGATGGTTTTAGAAGGAAGATCTAAGGAAGCTATTCGCATAGTTTCAGTTGGAGGGTTTGGTGCTATTCTTGTAGTAATTATAATGATGCCTATTTTTGCATTGGCACTGCCTTTTCTACAGGGAATATCTAAACCATATACTTGGATTATTTTAACCATAGTATCAATATATATGATTCATAGGCTTAGTTCAGGTAATATTGCCTTTCTATGGTCACTCCTCCTTTTTGTCTTATCTGGTATATTAGGTTGGCTAATGCTTCAAACCCCCATATCTTCTGGAATCTCTCTAATGTTCCTCTTCAGCGGATTGTTCGGGATTAGTACAATTTTATTTAGTTTAAATGATAGCTCTTCAATTCCTCATCAAAATAGATTCTATGATTTAGTTATAGATAAAGATGCTATTAAAAGTATTTTTGCAGGAGGAACAGCTGGAGCTATTTTAGGATTTTTACCAGGATTCGGTCCTGCTCAAGGAAGTATTATAGCTCAAGGAGCATGTGGAAGAAGTGATGAAAGTGATGATACAAAAAATTTCCTTTTAGCTAATAGTGGATTAAATACTTCAGATACTCTCTTCTCACTAATAGCTATTTATTTAATTGGTAATCCTAGGAGCGGAATTGCTGTTTATATGTCTTATTTAATATCAGAATTCACTTTATCTCATTTATTGATTTTCACTTTTGCTTCTTTAATTGCAGTTTCAATATCTTTGATGATTTGTTTAAGATTAGGAGATATTTTTTCAAATCTCATGGAGGGAATAGATTATAAAAAGCTTTCAATTGTAGTAATTTTACTAATGATTTTAATACTGTATTCTTTTGCTGTAATTTACGAAGGACCAATATTATACCTTACCCTTGCTTTAATAACTACAACTGCTATGGGTTTAGTTCCTCATTATTTAGGACTAAGCAAATCACATTTAATGGGAGTTTTAATTTTACCTGCCATTATAGTTTATATGCAAATGTACATTTAA
- a CDS encoding amino acid kinase family protein: MGGSLFPKKAIELADALKGQNCLFLIGGGEFANLIRKYDSEMEFSEDVTHETAIDSMDILAKLLNDKLAFTEISYTIKKANSISNSNKIPIMICSEILKEHEPFRHSWDISSDSIAAYIANLLNAKLLIATNVNGIYTKDPSLSGAELIKEIDVNKLLTFDESSIDLMLPTLLIDYGLDCYVVNGEYPQRVLSIMNNKTSDGSFDCTFIHNK; this comes from the coding sequence ATTGGTGGAAGCTTATTCCCAAAAAAAGCTATTGAATTAGCCGATGCACTTAAAGGCCAAAATTGTTTATTTCTTATTGGTGGAGGGGAATTTGCTAATCTTATTAGAAAATATGATTCTGAAATGGAATTTTCAGAGGATGTAACTCATGAGACAGCAATCGATTCAATGGATATCTTAGCTAAATTGCTGAATGATAAATTAGCATTTACAGAAATTAGTTATACAATAAAAAAAGCCAATAGTATATCTAATTCTAATAAAATACCAATTATGATTTGTTCAGAGATTCTAAAAGAGCATGAACCTTTTAGACATTCATGGGATATTAGCTCTGATTCAATTGCAGCTTATATTGCAAATCTTTTAAATGCAAAACTTTTAATAGCAACAAATGTAAATGGTATATATACTAAAGATCCATCTTTAAGTGGAGCAGAACTAATTAAAGAAATTGATGTAAATAAACTACTAACTTTTGATGAATCATCAATTGATTTAATGTTGCCTACTTTATTAATTGACTATGGATTAGATTGTTATGTTGTTAATGGTGAATACCCTCAAAGAGTTTTATCCATAATGAATAATAAAACTTCAGATGGTTCATTTGATTGTACTTTTATACATAATAAATAA
- a CDS encoding CpaF family protein — MENNFIPLYKVLKFNFSDEEELILEDLREDLIDLAISQQMSSFNEELILKDIIRFLDNRLENRFDYGYKENLAKNMLKELIGYGEISSLINDDNLEEIMVIGVNKPVFVYHRNYGMMETDLFFEDEEKIMNIIDSIARETNRRIDQQSPILDARLSNGSRVNATIPPLSANGPTITIRKFKKNPLTIVDLIKYNTLNSEIAAFLWLCVDGLGVKPANIIVSGGTSSGKTTLLNALSIFINPKERIITIEDTLELQIPHKHILRMEARTVNIENQGEITIEDLVKNSLRQRPDRIIVGEVRGKEAITLFTALNTGHSGFGTLHANNSRETITRLTNAPMNVPKIMISSIDFIIMERRIYRSDGISFRRITEIAELVGIEEGTIQLSKLFQWDSEKDEFQNLTIVSKTLEEIANLKGVNITVLNKEWENRQLVLNYLVENDISSQKDISNILENYYLNPDYVLNEICLKLN, encoded by the coding sequence ATGGAAAATAATTTCATTCCACTTTATAAGGTTTTAAAATTTAACTTTTCAGATGAAGAGGAACTCATATTAGAAGACTTAAGAGAGGATTTGATTGATTTAGCTATTTCACAGCAGATGTCTTCTTTTAATGAAGAATTAATATTAAAAGATATAATTCGTTTTTTAGATAATCGATTAGAAAATAGATTTGACTATGGGTATAAAGAAAATTTAGCTAAAAATATGCTTAAAGAGCTTATTGGCTATGGGGAAATTAGCTCTCTAATAAATGATGATAATTTAGAGGAAATAATGGTTATCGGTGTAAATAAACCTGTTTTTGTCTATCATAGAAATTATGGTATGATGGAAACAGACTTATTCTTTGAAGATGAAGAAAAGATAATGAATATTATCGATTCAATAGCTCGTGAAACTAATCGGAGAATAGATCAGCAATCACCTATTTTAGATGCAAGACTATCTAATGGCTCAAGGGTAAATGCAACTATTCCTCCTTTATCTGCTAATGGCCCAACTATTACAATTCGCAAATTTAAAAAAAATCCTTTAACTATTGTTGATTTAATTAAATACAACACTTTAAATAGTGAAATTGCTGCATTTTTATGGCTGTGTGTTGATGGGCTTGGTGTAAAACCTGCAAATATTATAGTCTCTGGTGGAACAAGTTCTGGTAAAACAACTTTATTAAATGCTTTATCAATATTTATTAATCCAAAAGAACGTATTATTACAATTGAAGATACTTTAGAGCTTCAAATTCCACATAAACATATATTAAGAATGGAAGCACGCACTGTAAATATTGAAAATCAAGGTGAAATAACTATTGAAGATTTGGTTAAAAACTCTCTAAGACAAAGGCCAGATAGAATCATCGTTGGGGAAGTTAGGGGAAAGGAAGCTATTACATTGTTTACAGCATTAAATACTGGGCATTCTGGTTTTGGGACTTTACATGCAAATAACTCTCGTGAAACTATTACAAGGCTCACAAATGCTCCAATGAATGTTCCTAAAATAATGATTTCTTCAATTGATTTTATAATTATGGAAAGGAGAATTTATCGCTCGGATGGAATTTCTTTTAGGAGAATTACAGAAATTGCAGAGCTTGTTGGCATTGAAGAAGGAACTATTCAGTTAAGCAAACTGTTTCAGTGGGATAGTGAAAAGGATGAGTTTCAAAATCTAACTATAGTTAGCAAAACATTAGAAGAAATAGCTAATTTAAAAGGAGTTAATATTACAGTTCTCAATAAAGAGTGGGAAAATAGACAATTAGTTTTGAATTATTTAGTTGAAAATGATATTTCTTCACAAAAAGATATATCTAATATTCTTGAAAATTATTATCTCAATCCAGACTATGTGTTAAATGAGATTTGCCTTAAATTAAATTGA
- a CDS encoding bile acid:sodium symporter family protein, whose product MVILIAILISLIYPSSFNWVLDEFMGVNLINILLGLIIFAMGTTLKLDNFLNVFKSPKEILIGVSIQYFIMPLISFALATLFSLDLGLTVGLILVGTVPGGTASDLITFLAKGDLALSVSLTAVSTLISPILTPIITLLLIGSTISFSPVDMFISIFQIVIIPIAMGLFLNYRFPKFCEKLNDFLPALSSIVIATIVAGVIGANKEAIISSSLIIIVVIILQYSLGTLLGFVLAYLSGVNTKQMITIAIEIAFQNSGLSTSLAKTHFPDLTLATVPGALYSVWQNFAGSILAYIFTRYFNNDV is encoded by the coding sequence ATGGTTATACTAATAGCAATACTTATTTCCCTAATTTATCCAAGTTCATTTAATTGGGTTTTAGATGAGTTTATGGGAGTAAATCTAATAAATATACTTTTAGGCCTAATTATTTTTGCTATGGGTACTACATTAAAATTAGATAATTTTCTAAATGTTTTTAAAAGCCCTAAGGAGATTTTAATCGGTGTTTCTATACAATATTTTATAATGCCTCTAATATCTTTTGCACTTGCCACTCTCTTCTCATTGGATTTAGGCTTAACTGTTGGCTTAATTCTTGTTGGAACGGTTCCAGGAGGAACGGCATCAGATCTTATAACTTTTCTTGCTAAAGGGGATCTAGCATTATCTGTCTCTTTAACTGCTGTATCTACTTTAATTTCACCGATTTTAACTCCAATAATTACTTTGCTATTGATTGGTAGCACTATTTCATTTAGCCCAGTTGATATGTTTATTTCAATTTTCCAGATTGTAATCATTCCAATTGCTATGGGCTTATTCCTTAACTATAGATTCCCTAAGTTCTGTGAGAAATTGAATGACTTTTTACCTGCTTTATCTTCTATTGTAATTGCAACAATTGTTGCAGGTGTAATTGGAGCAAATAAAGAGGCTATCATCAGTTCATCTCTTATAATAATTGTAGTTATTATTTTACAATACTCTTTAGGAACATTGTTAGGTTTTGTTCTTGCATATTTATCTGGTGTGAATACCAAACAAATGATTACCATAGCTATTGAAATAGCTTTCCAAAATTCTGGATTATCTACAAGTCTTGCAAAAACACATTTTCCAGATTTAACTTTAGCAACGGTTCCTGGAGCTTTATATTCAGTGTGGCAAAACTTCGCAGGTTCAATACTCGCATACATTTTTACTAGATATTTTAATAATGATGTTTAG
- a CDS encoding elongation factor 1-beta, giving the protein MGEVVNTLKVMPENPEVDLEALKVAITGAIPEDAELHEITEEPIAFGLVALNVVFIVEDGEGGTGPTEEAIIALADVASAEITDSRRLM; this is encoded by the coding sequence ATGGGAGAAGTTGTAAATACTTTAAAAGTAATGCCAGAAAATCCTGAAGTAGATTTAGAAGCATTAAAAGTAGCAATTACTGGTGCAATACCTGAAGATGCAGAATTACATGAAATTACTGAAGAACCTATTGCATTTGGTTTAGTAGCTTTAAATGTTGTATTTATCGTAGAAGACGGTGAAGGTGGAACTGGACCTACTGAAGAAGCTATCATTGCTTTAGCTGATGTAGCTAGTGCAGAAATCACTGATTCTAGAAGATTAATGTAA
- a CDS encoding type II secretion system F family protein — MIIIFDEFFIQISDLLIGLFLKIIDLILLCLNKFNDGDNFVNKENYEGDFKEDSKVVFGENNKNNLDYPKNDLANLSFKSRINNFFKNDSIFEELENKYFSNSSSTISNSPKKSKNIFSSINNVSNLNNLNKEINDNNSNENIDNYQNKFFVNIKEKTIRFLVNNGYDKLLNKQYNNINEFNFYSFILRIILIIFSILTMIAALISYFISLELGLAILLLFALIAFGILYYPKIKKQNDHSSFSKELPYALRQLVTELRSGKSLFDSLDSIASSDYEVLSLEFSRVLEEIKYGESTENAFLNLEKRVNSQALSRVIYEILTSLRVGANLSSSLSIIAEDINFDIRMKLKEHGEKLNAFIMIYTFLAILAPVILLTILLASSVIIGDLVPSDLILILYSLFFPMIIVFLGFAIKKLEPKI, encoded by the coding sequence GTGATTATTATTTTTGATGAATTTTTTATTCAAATTAGTGATTTATTAATAGGTCTTTTCTTAAAAATCATTGATTTAATTCTTTTATGTTTAAATAAATTTAATGATGGAGACAATTTTGTAAATAAAGAGAATTATGAAGGTGACTTTAAAGAGGATTCTAAAGTAGTCTTTGGGGAAAATAATAAAAACAACTTAGACTACCCTAAAAATGATTTAGCTAACTTATCATTTAAATCAAGAATTAATAATTTCTTTAAAAATGATAGTATTTTTGAAGAATTAGAAAATAAATATTTCAGCAATTCTTCTTCAACTATATCTAACTCACCTAAAAAGTCTAAAAATATATTTTCAAGCATAAATAATGTAAGTAATCTAAATAATCTAAATAAAGAAATTAATGATAACAATTCCAATGAAAATATTGACAATTATCAAAATAAGTTCTTTGTAAATATTAAAGAAAAAACTATTCGTTTTTTAGTAAATAATGGATATGATAAGTTACTAAATAAGCAATATAATAATATAAATGAATTTAATTTTTATAGCTTTATTTTAAGAATAATTCTAATAATATTTTCAATTCTAACCATGATTGCAGCTTTAATCAGCTATTTCATATCATTAGAATTAGGATTAGCTATCCTTCTTTTATTTGCTTTGATTGCCTTTGGAATATTATATTATCCAAAGATTAAAAAACAAAATGATCACTCTTCATTTTCTAAAGAACTACCTTACGCTTTAAGGCAATTAGTTACTGAGTTAAGATCTGGAAAAAGCTTATTTGATTCTCTAGATTCTATTGCAAGTTCAGATTATGAAGTACTGTCTTTAGAGTTTTCAAGGGTCTTGGAAGAGATAAAATACGGTGAAAGTACAGAAAATGCATTTTTAAACTTAGAAAAGAGAGTTAATTCACAAGCTTTATCAAGAGTGATATATGAAATTTTAACAAGCTTAAGGGTTGGTGCTAATTTATCAAGTTCTTTAAGTATAATTGCTGAAGATATTAATTTTGATATTAGGATGAAATTAAAAGAGCATGGTGAAAAATTAAATGCATTTATTATGATTTATACTTTTTTAGCTATTCTAGCACCTGTAATTCTTTTAACAATCTTATTGGCATCTTCTGTTATTATAGGTGATTTAGTACCAAGTGACTTAATTTTAATTCTTTATTCTCTATTTTTCCCTATGATAATTGTATTTTTAGGATTTGCTATTAAAAAATTAGAACCTAAAATCTGA